GTTGGCCTTCATTCAGCGGGAGATTGATCACGCCCAGCAGGGGCGAACGGGCCGTATCATTGCCAAGATGAACTCCCTAGTGGACCCGATCATGATTGCTAAACTCTATGAAGCCTCCCAAATGGGTGTCGAAATTGATCTCATTATTCGGGGGATTTGTTGTCTACGTCCCGGCTTGCCAGAGGTAAGCGATCGCATTCGGGTGGTGAGCATTGTTGGGCGTTATCTAGAACACTCACGAATTTTCTATTTTGAGAACAATGGCGATCGCGAAGTCTATATTGGGAGTGCCGACTGGATGCCCCGTAACCTCGATCGCCGGGTAGAGGCGATTACGCCGATCGCCGATCCGGCTCTTGCTACCCAACTGATTGATCTACTGCATCTCATGCTGGCCGACAATCGCCTTGCCTGGGATTTGCAACCCGATGGTACCTACATCCAACGCCGTCCCCAACCTGGCGAACCCGAACGTAACTCCCAAACCCAACTGATGGAGCAAGCACGCCAAAACCTGTAGGGGCGGTTTTTAGCACCCTCCTCGCTGCCAACCAGTATCTTCTGTAACCCTGCTCCATTCCTGCTCCATCGGAGATCCTCCCCCCCTCGGCCTTTGCCCTTATCCGTTCCCACCGCGTCTGCGCAGGAGCATCGTCCATGCAGATTGAACTTGTTGACATTACTAAACGCTTTGGCCCCGTCCTTGCCAACGATCGCGTTTCCCTCACCGTCGCTGCCGGGAGTATCTGCGGTTTGCTCGGGGAAAATGGTGCGGGCAAAAGTACGCTGGTTAAAGTCCTCAGTGGCTTCGTTCGCCGCGATGGGGGTGAAATTCGATTAAACGGGCGAACCGTGGACATTCGCTCCCCGGCTGATGCGATCGCCCAAGGCATTGGCATGTTGCACCAGGATCCCCTGGACTTTCCCCCCCTATCCGTCCTGGAAAACTTTTGCCTGGGACAACCAGGACCTTGGATCGTATCCCGCCGTGCCGCACGTACCCAGTTACGAACCCTTGCCGACTCCCTGGGGTTTACCCTCGACCCCGATCGCTCCGTTGCCAGCTTAACCGTCGGAGAACGACAGCAACTCGAACTCCTGCGCCTCCTAGCCCTAGGCGTCCAAACCCTGATCCTGGACGAACCCACCACCGGTATCTCCGCCAGCCAAAAGCAGGCATTATTTGCCGCCATCCAAGCACTAGCCAAAACAGGGCGATCGCTGATCCTGGTCTCCCACAAGCTAGAGGATGTCCAGCAACTTTGCCACACGATCACGGTCATGCGCCAGGGGCGGGTCGTTGGCTCCCGGACCCTGCCCTGCGCCACGGCGGAACTGGTGACCCTGATGTTTGGACACGAACTAGCCCCCCCCAGTCCCAAGTCGATGCCTGAGCGAACATCTAGCCAACCAATGCTGGCGTTAAAGAACCTGATCTGGCAGGCCCCTCCCTTATCGCTGCGAATTGACGACTTACAGGTGCAACCGGGGG
This DNA window, taken from Trichothermofontia sichuanensis B231, encodes the following:
- a CDS encoding ABC transporter ATP-binding protein, encoding MQIELVDITKRFGPVLANDRVSLTVAAGSICGLLGENGAGKSTLVKVLSGFVRRDGGEIRLNGRTVDIRSPADAIAQGIGMLHQDPLDFPPLSVLENFCLGQPGPWIVSRRAARTQLRTLADSLGFTLDPDRSVASLTVGERQQLELLRLLALGVQTLILDEPTTGISASQKQALFAAIQALAKTGRSLILVSHKLEDVQQLCHTITVMRQGRVVGSRTLPCATAELVTLMFGHELAPPSPKSMPERTSSQPMLALKNLIWQAPPLSLRIDDLQVQPGEVIGLAGLEGSGQRSLLLLCAGLLAAQAGTLWVNGVDLTHRPYGVYQHAGVGFLPADRLKEGLIAGLTIQQHVAVRAATRQWFVNWRQAFIAAQDAITRFNIRGRPNTRVETLSGGNQQRTQLALLPTPLNLLLMEHPTRGLDIESSLWVWQQLLARCQTGTAIVFTSSDLDEIVQYSDRILVFSGGQVSAPLNTAEVTIATLGRLIGGQFTLPSEVAF